The following nucleotide sequence is from Bactrocera tryoni isolate S06 unplaced genomic scaffold, CSIRO_BtryS06_freeze2 scaffold_6, whole genome shotgun sequence.
TCTATTATCTTTCGACCATTTCTCTTCATGTGCCCTGTCTAGTTAGAAACATATTACAGCACTTTCCCTAGACTTCGAAAAGGCCTTCGATCGTATCGGGGCACACATTGTTCTAAGACAATTAAGGAAGTGGGCAGTTGGCTCTAAAATCtacaattttgttaaaagttttttaattaaccGAAGATTTATGGTCAAGATAAACGGCGCCTTTTCCGACATATACAACTTAGAAAATGGGATTCCGCAAGGTTCGCCTCTCTCGGTGGTTTTATTTGTTATCGCGTTTGAAGAAATTAGCAAAATAATACATAAGTACAAAATAAATCACAATATTTACGCAGATGATGTTCTGATATTTACTAAACTTGATAATTTAGTATCGGTGAGAACCATTTTCAGTAAAATCATTGATGATATTTCTGTATGGTCGCTTGAATCAGGAGCGATTATATCATATGAGAAATGCAATGTCCTGCATATTTGTCCAAAGAAGCGCTGTTCAGATGTAAGACTATCTTATAAAAATGTACCTATAAATaatgttaatgaattgaagatATTGGGAGTTTTCTTTGATAGTaaatatacttttaagttccattgcaattatattagaaaaaaactattaaaccGCCTTAGCATTGTAAAATACTTTTCCTCAAAAAAGTCCTTTGTACATACTTCTACTCTTTCTAATATTGTTAAATCGTTATTTTTGTCGGTAATTGATTACGCTCTACCAATTTATGGAAGCTGTGCCAAAAGCAACTTGAATCTTCTTTGTGCTCCATATCACGCAGCTGTGCGGAAAAGCCTACGTGCCTTCACCACTACTCCagtttgtaacattttggcTGAATCCGGACTTCCTGACCTCACGGAACGGGTGGAATATATGACCGCTGGACTTATATACAAAGTTTTATCCTGCAACAACTCCAAcctgtataaaaatatactcaaTGCTATAAATAGGAAACGCTTCCCAAAGAGGCTCTCGGCACTACATCGCGTAGTTGCTCTGTCTAGAGAAATGTATATACCGGTTAAACCCACTCGGCAAGCTCACAGTACATACCCACCTTGGAATCTTTCGGACTCGTCATTTATTAATTGCCTTCAGGATTATCAAAAGCAAAATACTTGCGCCCCTATCTACCAGCAAGTTTTCCTCGAGACCAAACTAGAGTTATACTTaaaatcgttcaaatttatatttacggATGGCTCAAAAACTAACTACTCAACGTCCTTCGCAGTTATATCGGAGGATTTACGggttttgaaaaaaaggtttGCTGGACAAACACTGCTCTATATTCACCAGTGAAATATTTGCTATCTATCAAGCTGCTCTAATAGCATCCAAATCCAAGGGTAAATTCTGCATTTGTACAGACAGTCAATCTGCCATTGATGCCGTcaaaaattttaccaataaaAGTGTCTTAGTAACTTACGTTCGTGATCTGCTCACCAAGCacgcaaataaaatgaaattgattGAACTCGCCGACTCTGTGGCGAAAAGTATTCATGAAGAACCGGATCTGTGCTTTGACGCTCTTGAAAAAGCTGACTTAAAACATCTAATAAAGCAGTACGTACATAACAAGTCCCTGTTGAAATGGATTGAATACGTTCATCATTATGCGGCAACTAATCCTATCAGAGCAAAGCCTATATACCCCACGAACTCCAAACATTCAGACATTTTGTTATTCACAAGGCTTCGTCTAGGTCATACGCAGATCACGCACGATTACCTGTTAAATAATGGAAACGGATCCTGCTGCTTTTGTAGGTCCTCTAGGACATCAGTAAAACATATACTAGATGCATGCCCCCAATTTACCAATACAAGGCGAAGGATGTTTGGCACAGCTCTCCCATCGAAACTGCTAACTAATATAACATCGTCGAATATAAGTACTATATCTAACTTTCTTATAACATGTAACATAgcacatttaatttaatataaactgtacaatttatatattaatgataatatttatttatatccgTTATTTAGACATAACATCCAATTGTTACTATCATATTAAATTGTAAAGACCAGCTGATGGCCTCGAGCTAGTGCTGctaattttgctattttctgtatatttatatgcttaaaataaatatgaatctGAATCTGAATCAAATCATCGAAACACTTTTATAATCACTTTTTGGGATGGGATTAAGCTGTTTCAGCGGACTTCGATTTacctcttcgatcgactgaaaatcggtttcatggagcgacaatttcagtttttgaaataagaaaaaaatcacacgaaTCCAAATCCAGGGCATACGGTGGTTAAACGATGGTATTCATGGCGTTTTTGGCTTCAAATTTGGTCACGATCGTGGCTATATggaatggtgcattatcattgtgtaaaagctattattgttctttttttgttCCCCCACTACTCAACTTTATCGGTACAAGTAAGAatgcatttcatacccaaaatatgcaCCAAAAGTATTTAAATGCGAGAGATGTCGAGGTCTCCTTCCATCTCTCTAATGCTTGCCTGtcgattttcaaacaccatgtccttcactttttaatattttcatcagttgatgaGGCGGCTGATTGTCCAGaatgaggcatgtcttcaaaAATATCTTGATAGTATTTGAAGGCTTTgaaccactcgtaggcttgtgtttgtGATAAAACAGAATCACAGTAATCCTGCTCCAACATTTGCAACGATTCCgcaaataaaatttggaaagaaattcaaaatttgagactaattctttgttcgatatttttatccattgaaaaaatcgcaacgcactactgacgTATACCAACTTAAGAAGCTGCTGTATAAAAGCTGGTAGGCAGATCGCGCTCACATTCGGCATTgtaattaagaacagtcctaACAACTTAGGAAAgtacattattttgaaatatcatttacccgtgGAATTAAGAATATAATATCCGAGtgctttttgtcacaatgtatttcTATGTTATGTACAGTTTTTCTGAAATTATGCACATTCTCCTTCAGCAAAAACCCAAAGCTTGCGCAAAATGCAATCCACATGACTAAATGTAGTGGTAAAGTCATTTCAGATATCAATTATGTGGAGTGACCACGCTCTACAAATATCTCAATTATgcgcatacaaatatatataatatacatatgtacatttgtttttagttgtgattattgaaaaaaagttcttttagGGGTATTTGTACATTGTGTTAGGTCACGCGATAAAATTGTGTATTCTTTTGATACGTGCTGCTGTCGAATATGTTATATAAGTTACGCTACGTGTTATCGTTGAAAAACACATTTGGGAAGCGTGCTGTTTGAGGATATGAATGCACACAAATAAATTACTTTCCACGGACTTTGGATATTTTTTTGGGCTTTTAAAGAGGTTtgcgattttttataaaaaatttaagtttgtttttgatatttcgttaatataaggagaaataatagaaattttaaacaaaaaactacagTGAGTttgaaatataagaaaataagttTGCTGcaagttttttgtgaaaaaaattgttgcacaagataaaaataaaatacgcaAAAACTTGgttacttaattttttcacataaatttgaatgttatgggaaaaaatacatattcatCATATCATTCTTAACCTTCTTAAATTCAACCACgcccttaagggggtattctagtctagaaatgctatttaacggcattttttaaagtccaataaaaaaaaataagaacatttttaccatccaattttttatcagatatttattgatattttaagaatacaaaaaaaaataaaaaaaaaaattttgtgataatttgattaattgcggcgtggtggcgtggcgggggttgaaaataagggtgcgcccttcctgacacgattccaacactttgggtgatcagcagaaaaaaaataaaatttttaatcagtaCAAATGCCGATATCGTGCAGTTGActaggataaataaaaaaaaacttttttcggtAAATGGCGgctgtttgaattttttcccgttttttggcaaagatcaaaattttttaaaaatagtaaaaacaaaattttttaataatcctagttccaaccatagagagatatataagaaaggtccacaccaaatttcaagttaatcggtgcattagaacttgagaaatcatgtcagaagtgttgaaaatattagtttcgataaaaacgcgattaaagatttgagtctaaCTGCAGGCAGTTGCACGCTGCGTTCCTTAAATAGCTATAAGTCAgtaaataataggaattttaaaaattccttttgggaatatatttttaaaggtcCAGTCTtaaagaatatgcaaaaaaaaatcgattttttcaaaattctagactagaataccccctgtGTCCTGTTTCCGACCTCAGATGGCCCGTAAATTATTTTGCCcttaatgtttgttgttttaccCTTAGTTTCCGAGGGATTTcaatatactattatatattatatttaatcattttttttaattcctgttCTAAGCGTCATTGTCATACCATATTCAAAGAAGCAATTTGGGAATAGCGAGCATTAAACTGATTTCGATCAGCCCTGATCGATTTACGGTATCGCAATGCCGACGAGTTGTTCTATCCCTTCATTTTTGCTAAGCTTAACTTTTCAGCTATTGATTTACTTTTTTCGGAGTTTTCAACATTTCACCTTATAAGCAACGCAAATTTAAATCATGTGATAATTTTATGAGTCCTCTATATAAAGagagaaaaaacataaaatgtggcaggataaataaacatataatatttagttgACACTCGGCAGAAACAACAGAATCGGTTGATTGATGCACCTAAGtgaatacaaaataaatgtttgtatgtttgtgtgcagaTAATAATAACTTGAATAGATGAAACGTTGTGGGCAAAAAGTGATACAAAGAGATTATATACTCAATCACATTTTGATTCGGTTCAGTACGAATATAACACTTCAGCTCAAACAATCTTGTCTACTACTTTATATGAGGCTTATTGACAATGCGGTCTTACTTAAAAAAAGCtgcatttttccattttcactTAATTGCGTTAAATTCAGAGactccaaattttatttttaaaaacgtcTAAAGGTATGCCTCCGGAAAGATGCTGACTCTGTGTGGCTCACACCCTATCTCGGCTAGTAATACAGTGATCTCCATAGGCATAGAAAAGGTTGTCAAGCAATATAAGTAACCACCTTTGTAACAACACATAAATTGCCAACGAGtgggaaatattttttcgctcATTAAAACACAAATTCCACAAAAGCAAATGCATGGCGTTGCTCAGATATACATTTGTTCAAACGTACCTCTGTATGCATACTCACGCACatgtttatatacttatgtgtgcTTTTATAGTTACACTTTAGTTTGCGACAACCTTGTTGCGCCATAACCACGAACCATGACGCGCAACAACAGCCGCGTATACTCAAAACTACTGGCACAGCCAACGGTTTCATTTTCGGTTTTGCGTCACACAAAGCggttgtgaaaattttcacacgcTGCTATAGCTTGCGGGCGCAAAATGACGCGTCAGCACACAGATACATTGCAATTAAGAGAGTGAAGTAACTAACAGGCAGCAACACTAACAATCAGGCGTATAACATCATTAGCCAACAATAAAGCGGTAGGTTAACTTCCATCTTGAAATTCAAA
It contains:
- the LOC120781321 gene encoding uncharacterized protein LOC120781321; its protein translation is MVNGLLDKHCSIFTSEIFAIYQAALIASKSKGKFCICTDSQSAIDAVKNFTNKSVLVTYVRDLLTKHANKMKLIELADSVAKSIHEEPDLCFDALEKADLKHLIKQYVHNKSLLKWIEYVHHYAATNPIRAKPIYPTNSKHSDILLFTRLRLGHTQITHDYLLNNGNGSCCFCRSSRTSVKHILDACPQFTNTRRRMFGTALPSKLLTNITSSNISTISNFLITCNIAHLI